The window TCTCTTTACTCAgaagttgtattttttttaatgttttttggaCGAAGCTTTTTTGAACTAGAATTGAAATTGCTTGCCAAGGATATAATTGTCATTTTAAGTGTTCAGTACCTACATCCAATTGTCTAGTTTTACTGTTTAGGATAGTTGACTAAATTCCTACTTTAAAGTAAATTAActctaaaaaatacataaattattatttttcgcAGAAATTCAAGAGGGTTATTCTCTAGTTATCTAGATCTAACCATATATCACCTGAGTGTATCTGTTCAAAAGCATAACGTACATATAAGCTAGGGTTTGGTTGTTTAATGTGTTTAGAATAATTTTCTTGGATAGTAAATGTCAATTCCAATGGATAGAATACCAAAATATCAATGGAAAGATACGTAAAAAAATTGAGAAACTAATTTGCTTACTTGTCACAATATCACTGATTAAActttttttgtgtttaaaaattaattacaaatatCAAATTCTATTGTTGTTATACTAGAAACGATTCTTAGCTAACTGACCAGTAATGATACTCTTAGTTTCTcaagacaaaaaaattaataatattaaaataaaatcagttATAACATATTTGATAAATGTGAAATGAGCAAGAGTAGTAATGTCTAcaattcttatatttttcttaattttttatttatggaaGGCTTTTCGAGAAATTATCAATATATGCTCTAAAATTGCGCCACATATTTTAGAATTATATGAGTTTTACTTAAAAACTAATATATCAcctatacaaaaaaaacatgaaaattgattttgatttttatatatttaagtgCTGCAAATTACTATATGAGTGTGATTGGTAAATAAAGGAGGAAATGAAAAAGTAAAACTCAGTGAAAAATGTAAAAGATGAAAATATGAGAAGAAAAATCTATATAGAGTAAAATCATATACCTCTAGCATAATCAAGAGTAATATTTAGTgtctctttttctctttgtgTACAGTACATAGagtaaataacaaaaatttatgtTCCACTTGATTGGTAACATTTTAGCTCAACCTAGAGTAAATATTGATATAGAATAAACTTTTACTCTATTAATACCTTTCACTCACACCCTGTGTGTATGTATGGTAGAGTCGAGTAGTCAAACGCAACGCGTCCACAGGGAGTTCGTCCTGCGGTGCACGTGGCTGTCTTGTCGTTAAAACGCATCGTTTtaactttcatatttttatttttatttctctcGTTTACCCCCGCCCAAAAAAACCCTACCCGAGGAAAAATAGGtagaaactaaagaaaaaaaaaaggaagaaaaagaagaaagaataaAACGCTTAGTCTCTCCGGCGACTTTAACCGTACCTCAGAATCAAATTAGGGCACAGAGACCTCTCGGAGACAGAAGCTATGGGAAGAAAAAAACTAGAAATCAAGCGAATCGAGAAAAACAGTAGCAGACAAGTCACCTTCTGCAAACGACGCAACGGTCTCATCGAGAAAGCTCGTCAGCTTTCTGTTCTCTGCGAGGCATCTGTTGGGCTTCTCGTTGTCTCCGCCTCCGACAAGCTCTACAGCTTCTCCTCCGGGGATAGGTAGgacttctcctctctctcttatTTTTTTGCCCTTTAAGCTTTCTTCTCTTTACTttactaataaaataattaaaataaaataattaaaagacaCTTAGATTTACCCGGCGAATCTCTTatggatttttcggttttgtttGTTATTGTTTCCTCTATACATGATATAACCAAAATTGAGGAAGAACAATGTTGTGATGAGCTAAAGCTTCTTACTCGATCTCCCtctctcttattttcttccttttttttctatttttctgcatggattttattttatttgttaaaaatttGCATGTCCGTCAAGATCTTCTCGATACGTTGTGATGAATACTTGGTGTTCTTTAGTAATGTTTCAAGCCATCTTTTAGTTCATTGGCTTTAGGGATTTTGCatcagaaaattaattaatctgTCTGCTTTTATAGTAACTACAATCATTGGTTCTCTCAGATCTGTATGCAATGCACTGCGAAGAGATCCCTAAAACTGATGTGGGGTTAATGCTGGATACTAGATCAAGAGTTTTGATTTGAATGTATGCGACATTGTGCAGCTATTGACTAAAAGATAATTTTAGatcttcaaattttttatccTTTTTACCATGAATTATTACTTAAAGATTATCCGAATTTTAAGGTTTCTAACTGATTCTTGATTttcacacacagacacacacatatatatatatatagtatttttttatttaagaaaatttaacCTCACAATTAGTTCTTAATTAACTCACATATGCTATATTATTTATGTGATGCAGTATCGACTTCGATACTTTAATCGGCAATCGTTGTGTGCATATTTGATACTTTGTGCAGCACGTAATGTGCATCAGTTGGTCTAACTTTAGACTAATTTTAATTCATTGTTCTCTTGGATTCCTATACATTGCAATGCACTTCCGGGagatttgttataaaaatagtATGGAGTTGATGGTAAAATAGATCATTAACTTTTTTCAAATGTATGATAGATTGTGTATCTATGGACTAAGATTAATGTGGATATATGGTTTCAAGGAATTTCTATCCTACAAGTTTCTACTAGTTTCTACTTTTTAGTTTCCCATCCTCGCAGTgtgatatacatttatatgCTACATATTAATGTGACTGGATATTCGTTCATCTTTCTTATTTTCATTGTCATTGTCTGCATTATATATCAACACTTTGTTCCTATTCTCTCTGAACTATATTAAATTAACGTTGTCGCTTTGGTATATGAAATCTTGGGTCTTTTGTCTTGGGAAGTGCAGCAACACACGCCATGTTTCTTTGGCTCCTCCTGGAAATCGACAAGCCCACAAAAAACATTCGTCTTCATAAAAAATACCAACCCCTTTAGTATCTCTCTAGATTCAGTATGAATCCTACATTGTCAAATTAATCGATGAAGTTTGTACTAACACCCGCTAGTATAACCAAGTCGTACTAGTGGTTTGGTGAAGATCATTGATCTCACTCGATGCATACTTTGCTAGGATTTGTTCGCCTTAGACTGAATGCTAGGTTCAGCCTTGGAGTAGTCAAACTCCTAGTTTTGCACATGAAAATGTGCAAAAGATTAACTTCACAATGGAACTCTGAACCTATTAATACAAACTGTAAACTGCGTTGGTAAATTTTTTCGAAATGCGTTAGACGTCTCTGTAACCTCATAAATAGAAAATGTAGTATTTGTTTCCCCTTATTTTGTATGTCTTCGTTTTATGGAATACTTTTCTATATGCACCAAGTGAGAATCAAAAGAAAGTTTCTTTCACTTGGGACACTTTATTTTACctctatgtaatatatatacactCTCATTTAAGCCTCAGTCGTCGTTCCTGTTATAGtatcaaattattataaaatggaAACACAAACCTGAATGCAAAGAAACAGTTGTGGGTGTAGAGGCAAAACAAAGTGTATTTGACTTGAGTATAGGGTTCTTATGTACCttggttaatttttatttaagtgaCTCAAAAGCCAGCGTTGAAGATGAATTAATTGATAGATTAATGGATAACATGTACAGGTATTAATGTTATTATGACTTTTCTTTGTCAAAAGAATGCCATTTTCAGTCTATcaagtatataaataaatacatgtaACCTAACACAACTATTGGAAAATTAAACTTGAAATACTTGGTAATTTTAGAGggcttttttattattattgagaTTGCTTAGAAAGGATCAGAGCAtgttaaaaataagaaatggaaatcCTTATGTGCTGCTGCTTAAACCTGATTACTACGGTTTTTTCTGAATTGTTAGCAAATTCTAGGGTGCGAAAATTAACCTTTTGTTTCATTTCTCTTTTAATGTTTTGATAGATTCCAGTGGTGTCTTCAAGGGTTAACAAGTAGTTTTGACTTTTGATCTCagttaacatttttatttatcttttctcCAGACTGGAGAAGATCCTTGATCGATATGGGAAAAAACATGCTGATGATCTCAATGCCCTGGTAATACAAACATTTTGAATATTTCCTCATGCAGTATTTAAGGATATAAGTAAGGCTTAGAGAGCTCCATATATACTGGTCAGAACCAACTCGCAGCGTCATGTTTCAACTTACTTTTTGTGGGCATGGCTCACGGGCATTTAAACTGCGTGTATCATTCCTATTTGAGAGCTGTAGTTGTCaaatattgttttcaacatGGAAGAGGTTATCTATCGATGCTTCCTTTAGAGTAGTTTTTCGATAAACATATGTAaacacatgttttttttttttttgaactataaTGTAAACACATGTTGAGAACAAATTTCTTAAAACTTGAGTTTGTTATGAACTATTATTCGCCAAATGATCCTGTGTGAGGTTATTGGTCCACGTGCATATCAAATTTCTTAAATACACTGGTCTTTTACCGCCTCTTTTATCCTTCTCCGTGAACAGGATCTTCAGTCAAAATCTCTGAACTATAGTTCACACCATGAGCTACTAGAACTTGTGGAAAGATTAGTACTAACTGAGACTATTTTTGCTCTCCTCCTTTCATTACAAATATATTAGGGTTTCCTGTCAATCTGTGCATATATGCAGCAAGCTTGTGGAATCAATTGATGATGTAAGCGTGGATTCCCTCGTTGAGCTAGAAGATCACCTTGAGACTGCCCTCTCTGTAACTAGAGCTCGGAAGGTACATCGACTCTATAATGTGTTCTCTTTGTTTACTTTGTTTGTCGAAAACGATTGTGCACTTATATTTAATTTGTTGCAGGCAGAACTAATGTTAAAGCTTGTTGAAAGTCTCAAAGAAAAGGTTAGATTTGTGATTTTATAGCACTTATAGATATATTCTCGTGTTGAGAGCCTCAAAACACTTGTGTGttgtattagtttttttttttttggcacaaTTGTTGTATTAGTTTCTCTAAGTGTGCTTTATGAGCTCGCAGGTCTACATCAAACTTCTTCACAATGCATCTTGTCTATTAGGGATGTTGCAAATGTTTTGGATACCAAAATCTGAAATTAATTGATGTACATGTTGTCCTTTTAAAAACAGGAGAATCTGCTGAAAGAAGAGAACCAGGTTTTGGCTAGTCAGGTAACGAAAAGCTACATTCTTTATAAATATGCAAAAGCTAATAAGCACTTCTTGCACATATACACACACTTACTTgcagatatatacatatataagcacttttaatataaaaaaacatcTCGAGATTAATAAGAgcattttggtttttgattagATTTTGTTTATTCTGTTTTCGTGTGCCAATGtttattctctttttctttGGTCTGGTATTGGTTGAGGAAAATCTCGATTCGGTTCTAatattgtgtatatatatataaaagaacgTTTATGAAAATAGTCTAAATTTTAAAGTaaagtaataataaaattattttagatgAGCACAACAGTTTAAAACCTAACCCTGAACCCTAAAAGTAAATTCAAAACTATTTCATAAACCTTGATACTGTTACCCCAAAAATTAAGAAGTGGTATAGTTctttaaatataaatgattCAGTCTTTTTATACTTTGGGGTTTTGAGGTTTTCCCCAATTATATATCCAATGAAGCCTGGGTTTTGatagatatataattttgatatagTAAAATCTCTTCCCTGTTGTTGGACATAATTGGGTTTTGGTAATTTGGTTTGAGATTTATGGAACCGATTGGGGTTTTTGTTGTTATATGGTTTAGGTTGGCTTGGGTAAGATTGGTAGGTTCAAGTATCTAGCCATAGCTTTCCTAGCTAGTTCAGCCAGGTTGATTATAAACTGGAAAAGCTAGATACCTGCTTTGGAGAAAGATGCATGTTCTTTAAACTTGAAAGTCAGAAACAAGACAAACTAAATTTTGAAATCCAGATTGCTATATATTTGATGGTTGGTaggaaaagaaaaactaaattttgaaaTCCAGATTGCTATATATATGATGGTTGGtaggaaaaaaatattctctTGTATTAATAAGTCATAGAAGGCAAAAAGAGAAGTGAATATGTTTTTGACCTATAATTATCTTTACAGATTGAGAAGAAAAATCTTGAGGGAGCCGAAGCTGATAATATAGAGATGTCATCTGGACAAATCTCCGACATCAATCTTCCTGTAACTCTCCCGCTGCTTAATTAACCACCTTTACTCGGCGGTTAATCAAAATaagaaacatataatctaaagataACCTATGTAGGTTTTACTTTTCGCAGCTTAATTAACCACCTTTACTCGGCGGTTAATcgaaattaaaaacatataattaacaAATAACCTATGTCAGTTTAACCCCCTGATAAAGATGCACGTTGTACATCTTAGTTCTCTCTCTGGCTGAGGGGCTGTGTAATAACTATGCttagattaaataaaaatatatatctatttaaGACAAGATCTTTGTACCTTCGTCGAGAGAGaacattgaaaaaaaaaagaaaaaaaaagaagattgtaGCGAGTTAGTTTTTGTGTTCTTCGCTACTGGTAAGACTTTGAATTTGCTTCACGGGGAGGATGTCTACTGCCCAATTTGCAACGGAAACGTGGACCCCTCTGTATTTATTGTCTTCGAAGTTAATATGCATTTATCTAGTGTACGGGTCGTCATGGGTTTTCTATGGGCCTACGTCGGTCTCATTTGGCCCAATAGGTTTACTTCTTAACATTACTGTTCATGTGTCCGACCCACCCCTTGAAATAATCCACATTTACAAAAAGATATTCTTTTGTTGCAGGCTTCGTAAGTTGACATACGACTAGTCGCATGATCTTTTGACAATAATAATTAGTCGTTTTGATTAGGATTAATGATGTATTTATGTTTACCACCAAATTCCTCTGGAAAATATACTGTTATAACAAAAGGTGCTGGTGCTTTCTGCCCGTTCTCAAGTCCATGGATGTATCAACATTACGGAGTAGGCATTGAACTACAACATCTTCACATAATAACAAAGGGTAATGTATATTTAGAGATTGGTAATGTATATTTAGACATGCATGGGTAATGTATAAAGGGGACTGATGCTGGAAACGTTTCAGGAAATCATTTCATGAAACTAGAGTAATCATACCACGGTATTTAAGAATTTATAGAAATACAAAAACAACAATCACACGATGACGTAACGATAACATCCACCTGTAAGAACATCAGAAACAAATGCGACGCTTGCTACTATTGTAGATAGATGAAAGTTTTGTTCTCACAATTTAACAATGGGATGTAAGATTATTTTGTCCAAATAATTGtggaaaactaaaaaaaagtgaattcaatttttttttaaatagcagAATATGATTGTAATAAACTGACAAAAATCACATAATAGTGGATGATCTTAAAAtatcaaacaaattataagtcctctaaataaaatttataccattAAAATTAACAACTATAACATTATGCAATTTACTCAACTACAACGAGTTCGGCTCTCGATAGTcttatgtcttttttttaaacacattcttaTGTCTTCTTATATTTCTTCCGTTTTATAAAGTTACTTATAGAGAAAAATTTTGTATCAAGAAGAtctatttttttacattttcaatgtatattttattaactaattttttatgaaaaaaagataatcataaaaaaatagaaatttaatgtgttttattaaaatgtgtgaaaaatctaaaatatacaacattttaaaacatatgGAGTATAAAAAAAGCTCACACAAAAATAATGGTTcacaattatataattaaccccttaaactaaaaataaatgtcaataaaaaaattcatgcGTAAAACACAGATAACCCCTAGTACTATTAAAAAGACGTTCGAAGACAACTTCAAAGTGAACCAAGTGACCACAATAATTATGGAGTGGGAAGCTTCTTTGCTTGATTAATCATTTTATCTGGTCAACTATCTTAATGACCAAGTCTAATCGTAAAAGTAGGGTAAAATATATGACTCATTCTTCATAAACAGTATTTGAACACAACAGAAAATCATACCATTACTTATTAATGTAAATACTCAAACTAATGACGGTACAATTCGCAGCAAATAATGATGTTATACATATGATTGCTATTTATAAAAAACCCACTGAATCCCCATCACAAGTCTGTAATAGTAGTTGGAATTCCTGAACGAAAAAGAgaatatctaaaaaaaatattttgaatagaatcataaattttattcataCTTTTGCTTATTGAGATCCTTGATAATACAtgattcaaactaaataatggATTAGTTTCAGTGTTAGAAAAAAACCACAGAAAATATGTATTGGGTACTCAAAATCAGTAGCTTGTTAAAGCATTGTTTTAAAAGTTGCTAGTAGAGAATAAGATAATTTGATCCTTATGGATGCCAATGTTTGATCTTCAGCAGTCAGCACATAAATCCATAAACAAATACCGTTTTATAAGGAAAAAGAAGTAGCCGTTATTATTGATGTCATTAGAAGACTTGTTAGTTTTAATTAGAAGACCTCGAGTGAATTGAGATAGATAATTTTACAAAGGTCATCAAATGAAaaccaaagaaagaaagaaggcTCTGAATTGAGATAGATAATTTTACAAAGGTCATCGTTGGGTCTCAAAAGTTTCAGATGTGCTCTGGATAGTTTTCGTCCGTTGTTGAACGGACTTCTTTGCTGACTCTTGGACCTGCGTTTCTTTCCATACGGTGATTTGAAGTTATTGTGTTAGATGCTCCTTTCCATCTTGGCTCCTCTCCTTTGCTTTGTCtacttatccactcaacggagAGGATGTATTCTCTGAATCCTTGGTTGGCTTATAGATTGCTCGCTCTAGTCTTTTCTACATTGGAATTGGTACGGCGGTGGCGTTTTAGCGAGTCCGTGAGCAGAACAGGTTTAGCATCTTTGTTGTGAAGAAGTTGGTTGGTGTCACCTCTCCATTTCCAGATGGAGTCCTCGCTGCAGCTTATAATAAGAGTTCGTCCTGTCCTGGTTGGTTCGCTGATCTCTTAATTCCTCGGTGGCTTCTTCTTGAATGTTTGAAGTAATATAATGAGGTTGAGGTCTTGGTTCAATCAGAGGAAGTTGCGGTTTCGTAGGAGGTTTGGTCCCAGGTGTTTCGGTTCTTGGACCCATGTTTCGGGGTCGGTGTGTGTGGGGTGCTATTCGGCGTGGTTCTGGCTTTTCATCGTGGACAGGAGGTTCAGGTGTTTTTCGGTTCTGTTAAGTTCTTGCCGCTTGTCCGCTTGGTTGACTGTGGTCTCTTGTTAGACCTCTGGTTGTTTTAGACCTTGACTATGCTATCTATGGTTTTGATAAAGGATTGTAGGAAGATCTAGTTGTAAGAAGTTGTTTTTGTCTTAAGTTATGTTTCAGTGTAGTCTTTGATGCCTTTGTATGGCTTTTAGTATTCCTTCTGTGGACTGTTGTTTCTGGGGATATCAATGTCTTCCGCCGGCTCTGATTGTATTCCACCGAATGTTTAATATAAATCaattgacggaaaaaaaaaaagaaggctcctctcagtccacaCAACGGTCACTTGCTAAGAAGCTGCGACTGGGACCaccaagaaacaaaagaaagtaaTCCCATCAAAATACAACTCATAAGCTCTAACGGACCGACAACGTTCATAGAAtctgtttttattattaaaaacaaaagaataaattGAAAAAACGTGAAGAGTCATCAACCAAACACTTCTTTAACACTGATACGTTAAACCACCACATGCCCAAATTCTTTGTTTATTTCCTTAACACTCTCTTCCTCTTTCCTTTTAGACGTGTTTTTGACTTACTTTTAAATGTCCATATTACCCTCACGGACTCCATTATTACCACTTTGAAAGTCTTCAACATTCATTACCTCTCTCTTT of the Brassica rapa cultivar Chiifu-401-42 chromosome A03, CAAS_Brap_v3.01, whole genome shotgun sequence genome contains:
- the LOC103857284 gene encoding MADS-box protein FLOWERING LOCUS C isoform X2: MGRKKLEIKRIEKNSSRQVTFCKRRNGLIEKARQLSVLCEASVGLLVVSASDKLYSFSSGDRLEKILDRYGKKHADDLNALDLQSKSLNYSSHHELLELVESKLVESIDDVSVDSLVELEDHLETALSVTRARKAELMLKLVESLKEKENLLKEENQVLASQVGLGKIGRFKYLAIAFLASSARLIINWKS
- the LOC103857284 gene encoding MADS-box protein FLOWERING LOCUS C isoform X1; this encodes MGRKKLEIKRIEKNSSRQVTFCKRRNGLIEKARQLSVLCEASVGLLVVSASDKLYSFSSGDRLEKILDRYGKKHADDLNALDLQSKSLNYSSHHELLELVESKLVESIDDVSVDSLVELEDHLETALSVTRARKAELMLKLVESLKEKENLLKEENQVLASQIEKKNLEGAEADNIEMSSGQISDINLPVTLPLLN